Proteins from a genomic interval of Pectinophora gossypiella chromosome 4, ilPecGoss1.1, whole genome shotgun sequence:
- the LOC126366152 gene encoding sodium channel protein Nach-like isoform X1, which yields MAQSERSRKCLYIYLPSSYVPQYCCSKYHTKYVGKRAYVTGQIPRALIVFWAMSLTILMWAAASIIAETISRFFDNPSYLTLTDSDQIAIKFPSVDICPEVEYPDYKLKEFLDTLKIPPSMNKSHIRSVLRQLAAFYSPDKIYSLDDLFMLEALLKYNTMDVGTASRRLTVSCEEALIRCRWRGEMMNCSELFTMELTAYGYCCVFNGRSLIQEMQKYGIHNMKAPPTFYTSYTSHTTGLMVAVNSSQQQADVDLTYTWVALVNAQTYVEAGVNGTPISAGMEHWVGHGSKSMLINEDARSLSQHLLGCRMSTEKLKYFPYYSKKYCLVECEIARTISRCQCVRLTHPRPPMIRHCTARDLSCVKYAAVPFDNDQCNCPPTCDTDIDNFGVQNYPLMEGSYSMDKFYEGLDFSKVSIVRAHVLHRNTVRYIRRSYFTSYDLFSQLGGVFNLFFGCSILTLLELLQLAWYGVRYCIDRKKKIRFPSLQPIKKKKNNGIKKILNKGQVFKVKK from the exons ATGGCCCAGTCTGAAAGGTCTCGGAAGTGCCTTTATATCTATCTACCTAGTTCATATGTCCCACAATATTGTTGCTCTAAATATCATACGAAATACGTAGGGAAACGAGCTTATGTAACGGGCCAAATACCGCGGgcattgat AGTATTCTGGGCAATGAGTCTCACGATTCTGATGTGGGCAGCAGCGAGCATAATCGCAGAGACGATCAGCCGGTTCTTCGACAACCCCTCGTACCTGACGCTCACGGATTCCGACCAGATCGCCATCAAGTTCCCCTCGGTCGACATCTGCCCCGAAGTCGAATACCCTGACTATAAGCTAAAGGAGTTTCTTGACACCCT GAAAATACCACCTTCAATGAACAAGTCACACATCAGGTCGGTGTTGCGGCAGCTGGCCGCTTTCTACTCCCCGGATAAGATATACAGTTTGGACGACTTGTTCATGCTCGAGGCCTTGCTTAAGTACAACACGATGGACGTAGGCACCGCCTCGCGACGACTCACTGTCTCCTGCGAGGAGGCACTTATCAG GTGCCGTTGGAGGGGTGAAATGATGAATTGCTCAGAATTATTCACGATGGAGCTGACGGCGTATGGATACTGCTGCGTTTTCAATGGAAGATCGCTTATTCA AGAAATGCAGAAGTACGGCATCCACAATATGAAGGCTCCTCCGACGTTCTACACGAGCTACACGAGTCACACTACTGGGCTGATGGTGGCAGTCAACTCCAGCCAGCAGCAAGCTGATGTGGACCTTACATACACCTGG GTAGCGCTGGTGAACGCGCAGACGTACGTGGAGGCCGGGGTGAACGGCACGCCCATCTCGGCGGGCATGGAGCACTGGGTCGGGCACGGCTCCAAGAGCATGCTCATCAACGAGGACGCGCGCAGCCTCAGTCAGCACCTGCTCGGCTGCCGCATGTCCACGGAGAAGCTCAAATACTTCCCGTATTACAGCAA GAAGTACTGCCTGGTGGAATGCGAGATCGCGCGGACTATCAGCCGATGCCAGTGCGTCCGGCTGACGCATCCTCGTCCTCCCATGATCCGGCACTGCACCGCCAGAGATCTGTCCTGCGTCAAATATGCTGCAG TGCCATTCGACAACGACCAGTGCAACTGTCCTCCCACATGTGACACAGACATCGACAATTTTGGAGTACAGAACTATCCGCTGATGGAGGGCTCCTACTCAATGGACAAATTCTA TGAAGGGCTGGACTTCTCAAAGGTGAGCATCGTCCGTGCACACGTCCTGCACCGCAACACCGTGCGGTACATCCGCCGCTCCTACTTCACCTCCTATGATCTCTTCT CTCAGCTAGGGGGGGTGTTCAATCTGTTCTTCGGCTGCAGCATCCTAACACTCCTCGAGCTACTGCAGCTGGCGTGGTACGGAGTCAGGTACTGCATTGACAGGAAGAAGAAGATACGCTTCCCTTCTCTGCAGCccatcaagaagaagaagaataacggCATAAAGAAGATACTCAATAAGGGACAGGTTTTTAAGGTCAAGAAATAG
- the LOC126366152 gene encoding sodium channel protein Nach-like isoform X2 — protein MIFKRLLREAQFHGSNRLTERKYRVFWAMSLTILMWAAASIIAETISRFFDNPSYLTLTDSDQIAIKFPSVDICPEVEYPDYKLKEFLDTLKIPPSMNKSHIRSVLRQLAAFYSPDKIYSLDDLFMLEALLKYNTMDVGTASRRLTVSCEEALIRCRWRGEMMNCSELFTMELTAYGYCCVFNGRSLIQEMQKYGIHNMKAPPTFYTSYTSHTTGLMVAVNSSQQQADVDLTYTWVALVNAQTYVEAGVNGTPISAGMEHWVGHGSKSMLINEDARSLSQHLLGCRMSTEKLKYFPYYSKKYCLVECEIARTISRCQCVRLTHPRPPMIRHCTARDLSCVKYAAVPFDNDQCNCPPTCDTDIDNFGVQNYPLMEGSYSMDKFYEGLDFSKVSIVRAHVLHRNTVRYIRRSYFTSYDLFSQLGGVFNLFFGCSILTLLELLQLAWYGVRYCIDRKKKIRFPSLQPIKKKKNNGIKKILNKGQVFKVKK, from the exons ATGATATTCAAGCGCCTACTGAGGGAAGCGCAGTTCCACGGCTCCAATAGACTCACTGAACGCAAATACCG AGTATTCTGGGCAATGAGTCTCACGATTCTGATGTGGGCAGCAGCGAGCATAATCGCAGAGACGATCAGCCGGTTCTTCGACAACCCCTCGTACCTGACGCTCACGGATTCCGACCAGATCGCCATCAAGTTCCCCTCGGTCGACATCTGCCCCGAAGTCGAATACCCTGACTATAAGCTAAAGGAGTTTCTTGACACCCT GAAAATACCACCTTCAATGAACAAGTCACACATCAGGTCGGTGTTGCGGCAGCTGGCCGCTTTCTACTCCCCGGATAAGATATACAGTTTGGACGACTTGTTCATGCTCGAGGCCTTGCTTAAGTACAACACGATGGACGTAGGCACCGCCTCGCGACGACTCACTGTCTCCTGCGAGGAGGCACTTATCAG GTGCCGTTGGAGGGGTGAAATGATGAATTGCTCAGAATTATTCACGATGGAGCTGACGGCGTATGGATACTGCTGCGTTTTCAATGGAAGATCGCTTATTCA AGAAATGCAGAAGTACGGCATCCACAATATGAAGGCTCCTCCGACGTTCTACACGAGCTACACGAGTCACACTACTGGGCTGATGGTGGCAGTCAACTCCAGCCAGCAGCAAGCTGATGTGGACCTTACATACACCTGG GTAGCGCTGGTGAACGCGCAGACGTACGTGGAGGCCGGGGTGAACGGCACGCCCATCTCGGCGGGCATGGAGCACTGGGTCGGGCACGGCTCCAAGAGCATGCTCATCAACGAGGACGCGCGCAGCCTCAGTCAGCACCTGCTCGGCTGCCGCATGTCCACGGAGAAGCTCAAATACTTCCCGTATTACAGCAA GAAGTACTGCCTGGTGGAATGCGAGATCGCGCGGACTATCAGCCGATGCCAGTGCGTCCGGCTGACGCATCCTCGTCCTCCCATGATCCGGCACTGCACCGCCAGAGATCTGTCCTGCGTCAAATATGCTGCAG TGCCATTCGACAACGACCAGTGCAACTGTCCTCCCACATGTGACACAGACATCGACAATTTTGGAGTACAGAACTATCCGCTGATGGAGGGCTCCTACTCAATGGACAAATTCTA TGAAGGGCTGGACTTCTCAAAGGTGAGCATCGTCCGTGCACACGTCCTGCACCGCAACACCGTGCGGTACATCCGCCGCTCCTACTTCACCTCCTATGATCTCTTCT CTCAGCTAGGGGGGGTGTTCAATCTGTTCTTCGGCTGCAGCATCCTAACACTCCTCGAGCTACTGCAGCTGGCGTGGTACGGAGTCAGGTACTGCATTGACAGGAAGAAGAAGATACGCTTCCCTTCTCTGCAGCccatcaagaagaagaagaataacggCATAAAGAAGATACTCAATAAGGGACAGGTTTTTAAGGTCAAGAAATAG